Genomic DNA from Dehalogenimonas lykanthroporepellens BL-DC-9:
AATTCAGAAAATTGCTGGAGACGCCGTTATCGGACGGCCTCACATCGCCCAGGCAATGCTGGAAAAATCATACATTAATAACTTTTCGGAGGCTTTTGAAAAATACCTCGGACGGGGCAAACCGGCATATGCCGAACGAATCAAGCTGACACCTGAACAGGCAGTCGAACTGATTATATCTGCTGGAGGATTGCCGGTAATGGCCCATCCGTTTACTTTGCCGGGATTTGAACAATTAGTTCTCTCCTTGGTGCCTAAAGGTTTAGCCGGGATTGAGACATATTATGCCAGTTACAGCGTCAATGAAATAGAACAGCTTAAGCAACTGGCCGACAGGCTGGGGTTGGTAGCCACCGGAGGGACTGATTTTCATGGTTTGGACCCGATAACTGAGATTATCATCGGCGGGCAACATGTTCCCATAGATTCGGTGAGAGATTTATTAGCCCGCCGAGCCGTTAATAATAAATAGACCGGAGTCGTCATGCTGTTTCTATTAGTGGTTGCCGCTTATTTACTCGGTAGTATTCCTGTCGCCTACCTGATCGCTCGCTGGACTCGTGGCATTGACCTGCGTAAATATGGTTCCGGGAACGTTGGTTCTTCCAACGTGATGCAGGCTACCTCTAAACGCTGGACGATACCGGTTGCTGTATGGGATATGGGTAAAGGTGTTTTAGCTGTATTGCTGGCTCGTTGGGCGGGGTTTGAAATATTACCTCAGTTTGTCGTCGGTTTCGCCTCAATAGCCGGACACAATTGGCCAATTTTTTTAGGTTTCAAGGGGGGGCGTGGCATTCTGACCAGCCTTGGTGTTATTCTCGCTTTTTCCCCGGTGTTGGGATTGACGGTCCTGGCCATCTCTTTTTCCTTAGCTCCTTTTAAGAACCTGTCTTTGG
This window encodes:
- a CDS encoding PHP domain protein (KEGG: det:DET1610 phosphotransferase domain-containing protein~PFAM: PHP domain protein~SMART: phosphoesterase PHP domain protein), which encodes MTGKIDLHVHSNASDGVLSPAEVVRKAVAQGVTYLALTDHDTVFGIEEAVREVRRFQNLTFIPGVEISTDVEAGDVHILGYFVDWKDTEFISKLQTMRESRVERGQAMVSKLSALGMPLDWGRIQKIAGDAVIGRPHIAQAMLEKSYINNFSEAFEKYLGRGKPAYAERIKLTPEQAVELIISAGGLPVMAHPFTLPGFEQLVLSLVPKGLAGIETYYASYSVNEIEQLKQLADRLGLVATGGTDFHGLDPITEIIIGGQHVPIDSVRDLLARRAVNNK
- a CDS encoding protein of unknown function DUF205 (PFAM: protein of unknown function DUF205~KEGG: deg:DehalGT_1405 protein of unknown function DUF205), which encodes MLFLLVVAAYLLGSIPVAYLIARWTRGIDLRKYGSGNVGSSNVMQATSKRWTIPVAVWDMGKGVLAVLLARWAGFEILPQFVVGFASIAGHNWPIFLGFKGGRGILTSLGVILAFSPVLGLTVLAISFSLAPFKNLSLGVFIALLLLPLLALISPGVFSIEDPNNAALGFSVITVLALSRRLIGQRSDLAIGLSNFELVINRLLFDRDIRDRLTWISRTVSSNNKSLS